In Amphiprion ocellaris isolate individual 3 ecotype Okinawa chromosome 3, ASM2253959v1, whole genome shotgun sequence, one genomic interval encodes:
- the pparab gene encoding peroxisome proliferator-activated receptor alpha b isoform X1: MVDMESHYHPPSPLEDSVLDSPLCADDDFLGGMEELQDISQSINDDALSSFDVPEYQSSSNGSEGSTVLDALTPASSPSSVVYGMATSQDEFSSSSSSLNLECRVCADRASGYHYGVHACEGCKGFFRRTIRLKLEYDKCERRCKIQKKNRNKCQYCRFQKCLSVGMSHNAIRFGRMPQSEKLKLKAEMVTGDREVEDPQLADQKTLARQIYEAYLKNFNMNKAKARTILTGKTSTPPFVIHDMETLQLAEQTLVAKMVGSAGVLKDREAEVRIFHCCQCTSVETVTELTEFAKSVPGFSSLDLNDQVTLLKYGVYEALFAMLASSMNKDGLLVAYGSGFITREFLKSLRRPFSEMMEPKFQFAMKFNALELDDSDLALFVAAIICCGDRPGLVNVAHIETMQESIVQVLQLHLLANHPDDTFLFPRLLQKLADLRQLVTEHAQLVQEIKKTEDTSLHPLLQEIYRDMY; this comes from the exons ATGGTCGACATGGAGAGCCACTACCATCCCCCTTCTCCCCTGGAGGACTCAGTGCTGGACAGCCCTCTGTGCGCTGATGATGATTTCCTGGGTGGCATGGAGGAGCTCCAGGATATCTCCCAATCCATCAATGACGATGCCCTAAGCTCCTTTGATGTCCCCGAATACCAGTCCTCCAGCAATGGCTCAGAAGGTTCAACTGTCCTAG ATGCCCTGACACCAGCATCCAGCCCATCGTCAGTGGTTTATGGAATGGCAACAAGCCAGGACGAgttctcatcttcctcctcatcacTCAACCTGGAGTGCCGAGTGTGTGCTGACCGCGCCTCGGGCTACCACTACGGAGTCCACGCCTGTGAGGGCTGCAAG GGTTTTTTTCGGCGGACCATCCGTCTGAAGCTGGAGTATGACAAATGTGAGCGCCGctgcaaaatccaaaaaaagaaCCGCAACAAGTGCCAATACTGCCGCTTCCAGAAGTGCCTGTCGGTGGGCATGTCCCACAATG CCATCCGATTTGGTAGGATGCCCCAGTCAGAAAAGCTTAAACTAAAGGCGGAGATGGTGACGGGGGACAGGGAGGTGGAAGATCCCCAGCTAGCAGACCAGAAGACCCTGGCCAGGCAGATTTATGAGGCCTACCTCAAGAACTTCAATATGAACAAGGCCAAGGCTCGAACCATTCTTACGGGCAAGACCAGCACCCCT CCTTTCGTCATCCATGACATGGAGACCCTCCAGCTGGCAGAGCAGACACTGGTGGCCAAGATGGTCGGCTCCGCAGGAGTGCTGAAGGACAGGGAGGCAGAAGTTCGGATTTTTCATTGCTGCCAGTGCACATCCGTGGAAACCGTGACAGAGCTCACAGAGTTTGCAAAGTCCGTCCCCGGGTTCTCGAGTCTGGACCTCAACGATCAGGTGACTCTTTTAAAATATGGAGTGTACGAAGCCCTCTTTGCCATGCTCGCCTCCAGCATGAATAAAGACGGGCTTCTCGTAGCGTACGGCTCAGGCTTCATCACCCGGGAGTTCCTTAAGAGCCTGCGGCGACCCTTCAGTGAAATGATGGAGCCTAAATTCCAGTTTGCCATGAAGTTTAATGCGCTGGAGCTGGATGACAGTGACCTGGCTCTGTTTGTGGCCGCGATCATCTGCTGTGGAG ACCGACCAGGCCTGGTGAACGTGGCACACATTGAGACGATGCAGGAGAGCATTGTACAGGTCTTACAGCTCCATCTGCTGGCCAATCACCCCGATGACACTTTCCTCTTCCCCAGGCTACTGCAGAAACTGGCTGACCTCCGGCAGCTCGTCACTGAGCATGCACAGCTGGTGCAGGAGATCAAAAAGACCGAGGACACCTCACTGCACCCACTCCTGCAGGAGATCTATAGAGACATGTACTGA
- the pparab gene encoding peroxisome proliferator-activated receptor alpha b isoform X2, with protein MATSQDEFSSSSSSLNLECRVCADRASGYHYGVHACEGCKGFFRRTIRLKLEYDKCERRCKIQKKNRNKCQYCRFQKCLSVGMSHNAIRFGRMPQSEKLKLKAEMVTGDREVEDPQLADQKTLARQIYEAYLKNFNMNKAKARTILTGKTSTPPFVIHDMETLQLAEQTLVAKMVGSAGVLKDREAEVRIFHCCQCTSVETVTELTEFAKSVPGFSSLDLNDQVTLLKYGVYEALFAMLASSMNKDGLLVAYGSGFITREFLKSLRRPFSEMMEPKFQFAMKFNALELDDSDLALFVAAIICCGDRPGLVNVAHIETMQESIVQVLQLHLLANHPDDTFLFPRLLQKLADLRQLVTEHAQLVQEIKKTEDTSLHPLLQEIYRDMY; from the exons ATGGCAACAAGCCAGGACGAgttctcatcttcctcctcatcacTCAACCTGGAGTGCCGAGTGTGTGCTGACCGCGCCTCGGGCTACCACTACGGAGTCCACGCCTGTGAGGGCTGCAAG GGTTTTTTTCGGCGGACCATCCGTCTGAAGCTGGAGTATGACAAATGTGAGCGCCGctgcaaaatccaaaaaaagaaCCGCAACAAGTGCCAATACTGCCGCTTCCAGAAGTGCCTGTCGGTGGGCATGTCCCACAATG CCATCCGATTTGGTAGGATGCCCCAGTCAGAAAAGCTTAAACTAAAGGCGGAGATGGTGACGGGGGACAGGGAGGTGGAAGATCCCCAGCTAGCAGACCAGAAGACCCTGGCCAGGCAGATTTATGAGGCCTACCTCAAGAACTTCAATATGAACAAGGCCAAGGCTCGAACCATTCTTACGGGCAAGACCAGCACCCCT CCTTTCGTCATCCATGACATGGAGACCCTCCAGCTGGCAGAGCAGACACTGGTGGCCAAGATGGTCGGCTCCGCAGGAGTGCTGAAGGACAGGGAGGCAGAAGTTCGGATTTTTCATTGCTGCCAGTGCACATCCGTGGAAACCGTGACAGAGCTCACAGAGTTTGCAAAGTCCGTCCCCGGGTTCTCGAGTCTGGACCTCAACGATCAGGTGACTCTTTTAAAATATGGAGTGTACGAAGCCCTCTTTGCCATGCTCGCCTCCAGCATGAATAAAGACGGGCTTCTCGTAGCGTACGGCTCAGGCTTCATCACCCGGGAGTTCCTTAAGAGCCTGCGGCGACCCTTCAGTGAAATGATGGAGCCTAAATTCCAGTTTGCCATGAAGTTTAATGCGCTGGAGCTGGATGACAGTGACCTGGCTCTGTTTGTGGCCGCGATCATCTGCTGTGGAG ACCGACCAGGCCTGGTGAACGTGGCACACATTGAGACGATGCAGGAGAGCATTGTACAGGTCTTACAGCTCCATCTGCTGGCCAATCACCCCGATGACACTTTCCTCTTCCCCAGGCTACTGCAGAAACTGGCTGACCTCCGGCAGCTCGTCACTGAGCATGCACAGCTGGTGCAGGAGATCAAAAAGACCGAGGACACCTCACTGCACCCACTCCTGCAGGAGATCTATAGAGACATGTACTGA
- the yars2 gene encoding tyrosine--tRNA ligase, mitochondrial, which yields MAASMVRSCCYVSRHGSSCLLRRTRTFLTLKSKFHCSPPALSGLLFSLNKRGILKESFPENAAQDQLPRLLQSGAQTVYCGFDPTADSLHVGNLLAIIGLLHFRSAGHHVLAVLGGATAQIGDPSGKTSERERLSADTVGENTRNIRESIQRIFTNHELHFHDGSRKLGNVTVLNNLSWYKNWGVVGFLSEAGRHFRMGTMLSRHSVQSRLRSADGMSLTEFTYQVFQAYDFHHLNQIYGCKIQLGGTDQLGNLMSGHEYIHKVTGEEVYGLTIPLVTSSVGDKLGKTAGNAVWLNRDKTSPFELYQFFLRQPDASVEGYLKLFTFVPLAEIEKLMEQQREDPSKRLAHKRLAAEVTKLVHGKEGLESAKRCTNALYHSSVQALEEMSDEELQELFREAPFQELLLEPGTTVIDACRKVNAIPDGPRGYRMVADGAVWLNHKRADKPEQVLIPKLHILSNGLTLLRVGKRNFYIIKWLSL from the exons ATGGCTGCGTCCATGGTGAGGAGCTGCTGTTATGTATCGCGGCATGGCTCCTCTTGTCTCCTTAGACGAACACGTACTTTCCTCACACTGAAGTCTAAATTTCACTGTTCTCCTCCTGCACTCAGCGGCCTGCTCTTCTCCCTGAATAAACGCGGGATTCTGAAGGAGTCCTTCCCAGAAAACGCAGCGCAGGACCAGCTCCCCCGGCTGCTGCAGTCCGGAGCTCAGACCGTGTACTGCGGCTTTGACCCCACGGCCGACAGCCTCCATGTGGGCAACCTGCTCGCTATCATCGGCCTGCTGCACTTCCGCAGCGCCGGGCACCACGTCCTGGCGGTGCTCGGAGGGGCCACGGCTCAGATCGGGGACCCGAGCGGGAAGACCAGCGAGCGGGAGCGTCTGTCCGCGGACACCGTGGGGGAGAACACCCGCAACATCCGGGAGAGCATCCAGAGGATTTTCACCAACCACGAACTGCACTTCCACGACGGCTCCAGAAAACTGGGCAACGTGACGGTACTGAACAACCTGAGCTGGTATAAGAACTGGGGCGTGGTGGGGTTTCTGTCGGAGGCCGGGAGGCACTTCAGGATGGGCACCATGCTCAGCCGCCACAGCGTGCAGTCCAGGCTGAGGAGCGCAGACGGTATGAGCCTGACAGAGTTCACCTACCAGGTGTTCCAAGCTTATGACTTCCACCACCTGAACCAAATATACGGCTGCAAGATTCAGCTCGGAGGCACCGACCAGCTGGGCAATTTGATGTCTGGCCATGAGTACATTCACAA AGTGACTGGTGAGGAGGTGTATGGCCTGACCATCCCCTTGGTGACCAGCTCTGTGGGGGACAAACTGGGGAAAACGGCAGGAAACGCAGTGTGGCTCAACAGAGACAAGACTTCACCTTTTGAACTCTACCAGTTCTTCCTGAGGCAGCCTGATGCCAGTGTGGAGGG GTACTTGAAGTTGTTCACCTTTGTGCCTCTGGCGGAGATAGAGAAGCTAATGGAGCAACAAAGAGAAGATCCAAGTAAACGCCTTGCACATAAACGACTGGCTGCAGAAGTGACAAAACTGGTGCATGGAAAGGAAGGCCTTGAGAGCGCTAAGAG ATGTACCAACGCTCTGTACCACAGCAGTGTGCAGGCCTTGGAGGAAATGAGTGACGAAGAACTGCAGGAACTCTTCAGGGAGGCTCCATTCCAGGAACTGCTGTTGGAACCAGGGACCACTGTGATAGACGCCTGCCGCAAAGTCAACGCCATCCCTGATGGTCCCAGAGG gtaTCGGATGGTCGCAGATGGAGCGGTGTGGCTCAATCACAAGCGGGCAGACAAACCGGAGCAGGTACTGATCCCCAAACTCCACATCCTGTCTAATGGACTCACCCTGCTCAGAGTGGGAAAGAGGAACTTCTACATCATCAAATGGCTCAGTCTCTGA
- the cdkn1bb gene encoding cyclin-dependent kinase inhibitor 1Bb, which translates to MSDVRLSNGSPTLERTDPRVSEHPKPSACRSLFGSVDHEELKRDLKGHLRELEEAASAKWGFDFANHTPLANGRLDWEQVDCRDVPDFYNRQPRREKGVCSAGNNNVDLNGNHNCVVVAPSEDTGRSDGPMECTEQCTGMRKRPACHDPSAQNKRSHTSSEEVSCPSRSHSAEHTPRKTSPKRQT; encoded by the exons ATGTCAGATGTTCGACTTTCAAACGGGAGCCCGACGCTGGAGCGGACGGACCCCCGGGTGTCGGAGCACCCGAAGCCGTCAGCCTGCAGGAGTCTGTTCGGCTCGGTGGATCACGAAGAGTTAAAGAGGGATTTAAAGGGACATTTGCGGGAGCTGGAAGAGGCAGCCTCCGCCAAGTGGGGCTTCGACTTCGCCAATCACACGCCGCTGGCCAACGGCAGGCTCGACTGGGAACAAGTGGATTGCAGAGACGTCCCGGATTTCTACAACCGGCAGCCGCGGAGGGAGAAAGGCGTCTGCTCCGCTGGGAATAACAATGTGGATCTAAATGGGAATCATAACTGTGTTGTGGTGGCTCCGAGCGAAGACACGGGCAGGTCCGACGGGCCGATGGAGTGCACAGAGCAGTGCACCGGGATGAGGAAAAGACCTGCATGTCACG ACCCCTCGGCCCAAAACAAGAGGTCACACACCAGCTCGGAGGAGGTCAGCTGTCCGAGCCGGAGCCActctgcagaacacacaccCAGAAAGACCAGTCCCAAGAGGCAAACGTGA